In Cryptomeria japonica chromosome 10, Sugi_1.0, whole genome shotgun sequence, a genomic segment contains:
- the LOC131047994 gene encoding acetyl-CoA acetyltransferase 1 isoform X2, giving the protein MGSTTASDSLKPRDVCIVGAARTPIGGLSGSLSSLTATKLGSIAIEAALKRSGIEPGMVQEVFFGNVLSANLGQAPARQAALGAGIPTSVICTTINKVCSSGMKATMLAAQSIQLGINDIIVAGGMESMSNAPYYLPDARKGYRLGNGNLVDGMLKDGLWDVYNDFGMGLCGELCADKYLISREDQDNYAIQSFERGISAQNGGAFAWEIVPVEVSGGRGKPCTIVDKDEGLGKFDGAKLRKLRPAFKEDGTVTAGNASSINDGAAALVIMSGEKALELGLQVIAKIVGYADAAQAPELFTTSPALAIPKALSKAGLEASQMDYYEINEAFAAVPLAIHKILRINLVLSFSK; this is encoded by the exons ATGGGGTCAACAACAGCTTCAGATTCATTGAAGCCGAGAG ATGTGTGTATTGTTGGTGCTGCACGAACCCCTATTGGGGGCCTGAGTGGTTCTCTTTCATCCCTAACTGCTACCAAATTGGGATCAATAGCCATTGAGG CTGCTCTTAAGAGATCAGGCATTGAACCGGGAATGGTCCAAGAAGTATTTTTTGGAAATGTTTTGAGTGCCAACCTTGGTCAGGCCCCTGCTAGACAGGCAGCACTAGGTGCAGGAATACCTACTTCTGTTATATGCACTACAATCAACAAAGTTTGTTCATCAGGAATGAAAG cAACAATGCTTGCTGCTCAGAGTATCCAGTTAGGCATCAATGATATTATTGTGGCTGGAGGCATGGAAAGCATGTCAAATGCCCCTTATTACCTCCCTGATGCCAG AAAGGGATATCGACTAGGAAATGGAAATCTTGTTGATGGAATGTTAAAGGATGGACTTTGGGATGTTTACAACGATTTCGGCATGGGCTTATGTGGGGAGTTATGTGCAGATAAATACCTTATATCAAGAGAAGATCAG GATAACTATGCGATCCAGAGCTTTGAACGTGGAATTTCAGCTCAAAATGGTGGTGCTTTTGCATGGGAAATAGTGCCG GTTGAGGTGTCAGGAGGGAGGGGAAAACCATGTACAATTGTTGACAAGGATGAAGGTCTAGGGAAG TTTGATGGAGCAAAGCTAAGGAAACTTAGACCAGCTTTTAAAGAAGATGGAACTGTGACTGCTGGAAACGCATCATCTATTAa TGATGGAGCAGCTGCTCTGGTTATAATGAGTGGAGAGAAGGCACTGGAGCTGGGTTTACAAGTTATTGCAAAAATAGTAGGCTATGCTGATGCTGCACAG GCCCCTGAATTATTCACAACCTCACCAGCTCTGGCCATCCCAAAAGCTCTTTCAAAGGCAGGCCTGGAAGCTTCACAGATGGACTATTATGAGATAAATGAAGCATTTGCT GCTGTACCTCTTGCCATTCACAAGATACTGCGCATAAATCTAGTACTTTCCTTCTCCAAATGA
- the LOC131858825 gene encoding pentatricopeptide repeat-containing protein At2g13600-like, which yields MQLAGVKPESTTFAYILAACVKMGALKEGMDIHQSINDRGILSNVVVATALLDMYAKCGSVNKVRELFDKMPRRNMVSWSAMIAGYEQNGFAGEALETFKQMQAAGLVDEGCTYFNHMRDPYCITPTVDHYVCMVDLLARAGYLEDTLNFIIKMPLQPVVVVWMCFLAACRLHMNIDLGVFTAMLLIDVDPKILQLMFFSQTSMQNWAGGVRFKWRWVTSYTGDLGKVVEMALEMKAAGNFPGKFQTFT from the exons atgcaattggcaggtgtaaagccagaaTCTACAACCTTTGCCTACATCCTTGCAGCCTGTGTCAAAATGGGAGCTCTGAAAGAGGGTATGGACATTCACCAAAGCATAaatgatagaggaattttgtcaaatgttgtagttgcaacggCCCtgctagacatgtatgcaaaatgtggaagcgtaAACAAGGttcgtgaactgtttgacaaaatgcctcgaaGAAATATGGTATCATGGAGTGCAATGATAGCAGGATATGAACAAAATGGATTTGCTGGagaggctttagaaactttcaagcaaatgcaagcgGCAG GTTTAGTGGATGAGGGTTGTACATACTTCAACCACATGAGAGATCCTTATTGCATTACACCTACAGTTGATCACTATGTGTGCATGGTTGACCTTCTTGCCCGTGCTGGCTATCTTGAGGACACCCTAAACTTTATCATTAAGATGCCACTTCAACCTGTGGTGGTTGTGTGGATGTGTTTTCTTGCTGCCTGTAGATTACACATGAATATAGATTTAGGAGTATTTACAGCAATGCTGCTTATAGATGTGGATCCAAAAATACTGCAACTTATGTTCTTCTCTCAAACATCTATGCAGAACTGGGCAGGTGGGGTGAGGTTCAAATG GAGATGGGTTACATCATACACGGGAGATTTAGGCAAAGTTGTAGAAATGGCTCTGGAGATGAAAGCAGCCGGGAATTTTCCTGGAAAATTCCAAACATTTACTTAA
- the LOC131047994 gene encoding acetyl-CoA acetyltransferase 1 isoform X1 yields MGSTTASDSLKPRDVCIVGAARTPIGGLSGSLSSLTATKLGSIAIEAALKRSGIEPGMVQEVFFGNVLSANLGQAPARQAALGAGIPTSVICTTINKVCSSGMKATMLAAQSIQLGINDIIVAGGMESMSNAPYYLPDARKGYRLGNGNLVDGMLKDGLWDVYNDFGMGLCGELCADKYLISREDQDNYAIQSFERGISAQNGGAFAWEIVPVEVSGGRGKPCTIVDKDEGLGKFDGAKLRKLRPAFKEDGTVTAGNASSINDGAAALVIMSGEKALELGLQVIAKIVGYADAAQAPELFTTSPALAIPKALSKAGLEASQMDYYEINEAFAAVPLAIHKILRINLETVNVHGGAVSLGHPLGCSGARIMVTLLGVLRQRKGKYGVAAVCNGGGGASAVVIEFI; encoded by the exons ATGGGGTCAACAACAGCTTCAGATTCATTGAAGCCGAGAG ATGTGTGTATTGTTGGTGCTGCACGAACCCCTATTGGGGGCCTGAGTGGTTCTCTTTCATCCCTAACTGCTACCAAATTGGGATCAATAGCCATTGAGG CTGCTCTTAAGAGATCAGGCATTGAACCGGGAATGGTCCAAGAAGTATTTTTTGGAAATGTTTTGAGTGCCAACCTTGGTCAGGCCCCTGCTAGACAGGCAGCACTAGGTGCAGGAATACCTACTTCTGTTATATGCACTACAATCAACAAAGTTTGTTCATCAGGAATGAAAG cAACAATGCTTGCTGCTCAGAGTATCCAGTTAGGCATCAATGATATTATTGTGGCTGGAGGCATGGAAAGCATGTCAAATGCCCCTTATTACCTCCCTGATGCCAG AAAGGGATATCGACTAGGAAATGGAAATCTTGTTGATGGAATGTTAAAGGATGGACTTTGGGATGTTTACAACGATTTCGGCATGGGCTTATGTGGGGAGTTATGTGCAGATAAATACCTTATATCAAGAGAAGATCAG GATAACTATGCGATCCAGAGCTTTGAACGTGGAATTTCAGCTCAAAATGGTGGTGCTTTTGCATGGGAAATAGTGCCG GTTGAGGTGTCAGGAGGGAGGGGAAAACCATGTACAATTGTTGACAAGGATGAAGGTCTAGGGAAG TTTGATGGAGCAAAGCTAAGGAAACTTAGACCAGCTTTTAAAGAAGATGGAACTGTGACTGCTGGAAACGCATCATCTATTAa TGATGGAGCAGCTGCTCTGGTTATAATGAGTGGAGAGAAGGCACTGGAGCTGGGTTTACAAGTTATTGCAAAAATAGTAGGCTATGCTGATGCTGCACAG GCCCCTGAATTATTCACAACCTCACCAGCTCTGGCCATCCCAAAAGCTCTTTCAAAGGCAGGCCTGGAAGCTTCACAGATGGACTATTATGAGATAAATGAAGCATTTGCT GCTGTACCTCTTGCCATTCACAAGATACTGCGCATAAATCTA GAAACTGTAAACGTACATGGGGGAGCTGTATCTCTGGGACATCCACTTGGGTGCAGTGGTGCTCGCATTATGGTTACACTATTAGGG GTATTGAGGCAGAGAAAGGGGAAATATGGAGTCGCAGCAGTCTGCAATGGTGGTGGTGGTGCATCTGCAGTGGTTATAGAGTTCATTTAA